The genomic segment CGGCAACCAAGACCGGCGTCGTCGGCATCACGAAGAGCCTCGCCATCGAATGGGGCGCGCACGGCATCACCGTCAACTGCATCGCGCCGGGATGGTTCGAGACCGACCTGAATCGGGCCCTCTTCCGGCAGCCAGCCTGGCATTCCGAGCTGATCGACCGGCTCCCGCTCGGTCGCTCCGGCGAGGGTGAGGACCTGGCGGAGGTCGCCGCGTTCCTGGCGTCGGATGCCGCCTCCTACATCACTGGGCAGGTTCTCACCGTGGACGGCGGATTCCTCGCCGGCTGGAAAGCCCGATTGGTTCCCTAACGAGCGACCGGAGACGAAAGGAACGTCGCATGGCACGCGTGGACGGTCGGCAACCCAACGAGCTCCGACCCGTCAGCATCGTCCGTCGG from the Candidatus Poribacteria bacterium genome contains:
- a CDS encoding SDR family oxidoreductase, with the translated sequence ATKTGVVGITKSLAIEWGAHGITVNCIAPGWFETDLNRALFRQPAWHSELIDRLPLGRSGEGEDLAEVAAFLASDAASYITGQVLTVDGGFLAGWKARLVP